One Lycium barbarum isolate Lr01 chromosome 5, ASM1917538v2, whole genome shotgun sequence genomic window carries:
- the LOC132639709 gene encoding uncharacterized protein LOC132639709, producing the protein MPNSGVSTGVRNTQGFEEFTIDSSHPFYIHPSDSPGSQLVAIPFNGTGFVHWRSSMVTSLSAKNKLGMITGKVAQPTEDSPLYPFWERCNDMVKAWITNFLTREIDISVMCLPTANEVWGDINDRFGQSNGSKYIQLQKEISFTSQGSFDISNYFTKLRSLWDELSSAYVGPTYTCWALHKFIENQHLFQFISGLNDSYSTVTSSLLLMSPLPSICKAYSLLHNSDQNYNQRVNSDPKKSSVAPGLFYDNFTGGASPRPLSVGPNDPQFPVYGLNREQFQQYNQLKALFHQANISPTFPAATSSTPDHAFTI; encoded by the exons ATGCCGAATTCTGGCGTTTCTACTGGCGTTCGTAACACTCAGGGTTTTGAAGAGTTCACAATTGACTCTTCACACCCTTTCTACATTCATCCCTCTGATAGCCCTGGTAGCCAATTAGTTGCTATTCCCTTCAATGGGACAGGTTTTGTACATTGGCGCAGTAGTATGGTCACCTCTTTGTCTGCCAAAAACAAATTAGGAATGATAACTGGGAAGGTTGCTCAACCTACTGAGGATTCTCCTCTTTACCCCTTTTGGGAAAGGTGTAATGACATGGTCAAGGCTTGGATCACTAACTTCTTGACCAGGGAAATTGACATCAGTGTTATGTGTCTCCCCACTGCCAACGAGGTATGGGGTGATATCAATGATAGGTTTGGACAGTCTAATGGGTCAAAGTACATACAATTGCAGAAGGAAATTAGTTTCACATCTCAGGGTTCCTTTGATATTTCCAACTACTTCACTAAATTGAGGAGTCTCTGGGATGAGCTCTCTTCAGCTTATGTTGGTCCAACTTATACTTGCTGGGCTCTTCACAAATTTATTGAGAACCAGCATCTATTTCAGTTCATCAGTGGTCTCAATGACTCTTATTCAACTGTTACGAGTAGTCTACTATTAATGTCCCCTTTACCATCCATCTGCAAAGCCTATTCTCTTCTTCA CAACTCCGACCAAAACTACAATCAGAGGGTTAATTCTGATCCTAAAAAGAGCTCAGTTGCACCTGGTTTGTTCT ATGATAATTTCACTGGTGGTGCTTCTCCTAGACCTTTGTCTGTTGGGCCTAATGATCCTCAGTTTCCAGTTTATGGGTTAAATAGAGAACAATTCCAGCAATACAATCAGCTTAAAGCTCTTTTCCATCAAGCAAACATTTCTCCAACATTTCCAGCTGCAACTTCTTCTACTCCTGACCATGCCTTTACAATCTAG
- the LOC132641342 gene encoding polygalacturonase-1 non-catalytic subunit beta, with protein MLTKILLPSCILLVLLSSLPSFNVVVAGDGENGNPFTPKGYLIRYWKKQVSNNLPKPWFLLNKASPLNAAQYATYTKLVADQNALTTQLQSFCSSANLMCAPDLLPSLEKHSGDVHFTSYSDKNFTNYGTNNPGVGFNSFKNYSDGENIPVDSFRRYGRGSPHDQKFANYAPDGNVIDQSFNTYTSHSNGGKGEFKNYGPNVNVPNIKFTSYSDQGVGADQEFTTYSQGANAGDQSFQNYGKNANGADSKFTSYGTDTNVLGSTFTNYGQNANGEDQNFTSYATNGNNPQNNFKNYGVSGNGPSETFANYRDQSNVGDDKFSNYVKDANAGEANFTNYGQSFNEGTDVFTGYGKGANNPHVNFKTYGVNNTFKDYVKDTATFSNYQNKSSQVLASLTEVNGGKKVNNRWVEPGKFFREKMLKSGAVMPMPDIKDKMPKRSFLPRVIAAKLPFSTSKIGELKKIFHAADDSPIAKMIGDALAECERAPSAGETKRCVNSAEDMIDFATSVLGRNVVVRTTENTKGSKGNIMIGSVKGINGGKVTKSVSCHQSLFPYLLYYCHSVPKVRVYEADILDPNSKAKINHGVAICHVDTSMWGPSHGAFVALGSGPGKIEVCHWIFENDMTWAIAD; from the exons ATGCTCACTAAAATTCTTCTTCCTTCCTGCATCTTACTTGTTCTTTTGTCCTCATTACCATCTTTCAAT GTTGTTGTGGCTGGAGATGGAGAAAATGGGAACCCATTTACACCAAAAGGCTATCTAATTAGGTACTGGAAGAAACAAGTCTCAAACAACTTACCAAAACCATGGTTCCTTCTCAACAAGGCATCTCCATTAAATGCTGCCCAATATGCAACTTACACAAAGCTTGTTGCAGATCAAAACGCACTCACCACACAACTTCAATCCTTTTGCTCTTCAGCAAATCTCATGTGTGCACCAGATTTGTTACCAAGTCTTGAAAAACACAGTGGAGATGTTCACTTTACCTCATATAGTGACAAAAACTTCACAAATTATGGCACCAATAATCCTGGTGTTGGATTCAACTCATTCAAGAACTACTCTGATGGAGAAAACATCCCTGTAGATTCTTTCAGGCGCTATGGTAGAGGTTCCCCACATGATCAAAAATTTGCCAATTATGCCCCTGATGGAAATGTTATTGACCAAAGTTTCAACACCTATACCTCACATTCTAATGGGGGTAAAGGTGAATTCAAAAATTATGGCCCAAATGTCAATGTCCCCAATATTAAGTTCACTTCCTATTCTGACCAAGGAGTAGGTGCAGACCAAGAATTCACAACTTACTCACAAGGAGCAAATGCTGGTGACCAATCTTTTCAAAACTATGGCAAAAATGCAAATGGGGCTGATAGTAAATTCACCAGCTATGGAACTGACACAAATGTTTTAGGTTCAACATTTACAAACTATGGTCAGAATGCTAATGGGGAAGACCAAAATTTCACATCTTATGCTACCAATGGTAATAATCCTCAAAATAATTTCAAGAACTATGGTGTTAGTGGTAATGGTCCAAGTGAGACTTTTGCCAACTACAGAGATCAATCAAATGTTGGTGATGACAAGTTCAGTAATTATGTCAAAGATGCAAATGCTGGCGAAGCAAATTTTACCAACTATGGCCAATCTTTCAATGAAGGTACTGATGTATTTACTGGCTATGGTAAAGGGGCTAATAACCCACATGTTAATTTCAAGACTTATGGGGTTAACAACACCTTCAAAGATTATGTCAAAGATACTGCCACTTTTTCTAATTACCAAAACAAAAGTTCACAAGTTTTAGCTTCGTTGACTGAGGTCAACGGTGGCAAAAAGGTGAATAACAGGTGGGTTGAGCCTGGAAAGTTTTTCAGGGAGAAGATGTTGAAGAGTGGTGCAGTTATGCCTATGCCAGATATAAAGGATAAGATGCCTAAAAGGTCGTTTCTGCCCCGGGTTATTGCTGCGAAATTACCGTTTTCGACCTCCAAGATTGGTGAGTTGAAGAAAATCTTCCACGCCGCCGATGATTCTCCGATAGCAAAGATGATCGGCGATGCATTGGCGGAGTGTGAAAGAGCACCGAGTGCTGGTGAGACGAAACGGTGTGTTAACTCAGCTGAAGATATGATTGATTTCGCAACTTCAGTGTTGGGCCGAAACGTTGTTGTTAGGACAACTGAGAATACAAAAGGGTCAAAGGGAAATATCATGATAGGATCGGTCAAGGGAATCAACGGTGGAAAGGTTACTAAATCAGTGTCTTGTCATCAGAGTTTGTTCCCTTACTTATTGTATTACTGTCATTCGGTTCCTAAGGTTCGGGTCTACGAAGCGGATATTTTGGACCCGAATTCAAAGGCTAAGATCAACCATGGTGTTGCAATTTGCCATGTGGATACTTCTATGTGGGGACCCAGTCACGGAGCCTTCGTTGCACTCGGGTCAGGACCTGGGAAAATTGAGGTTTGTCACTGGATATTTGAAAATGATATGACTTGGGCAATTGCTGATTGA